In Arthrobacter ramosus, one DNA window encodes the following:
- a CDS encoding MFS transporter, producing MSATTSPSSTRRSKPSAGAVKAFIASVTGTSLEYYDFAIYSVASALVFPKIFFPTNDETTGLLLSFSAFAVGYLARPIGGVVFGRLGDKIGRKNVLVITLILIGAATVLIGALPDYHTIGIGATTILVLLRLAQGIGVGGEWGGAVLLSSEYANPSKRGFWSSAAQIGPPAGNLMANGALAVLAAVMSNDAFIAWGWRVAFLSSAILVAFGLVIRLKLEETPVFKAIEATGERPKAPIKEVLTTQFRPLLAAALCRICPDVLYALFTVFVAVYATKELGMTTGNVLGAVLVGSAFQLFLIPAAGAVTDRFNRRLVYGITAAATAVYIPLFFLMIQSRSVLVLTVGVVIGLGLHAFMYGPQAAFITEQFPARLRYAGSSLAYTVAGVVGGAVAPLIFTALYAATGSWLLIAAYLLATAVVTIVGLALGRDPEPDEDLRLLAEARA from the coding sequence ATGTCCGCGACCACTTCGCCAAGTTCAACACGGCGCAGCAAACCCTCGGCAGGCGCCGTCAAAGCCTTCATTGCCAGCGTCACAGGAACCTCCCTGGAGTACTACGACTTCGCCATCTACTCGGTCGCCTCCGCGCTCGTCTTCCCCAAGATCTTCTTCCCCACGAACGACGAAACCACCGGTCTCCTGTTGTCCTTCTCGGCCTTCGCGGTGGGTTACCTCGCCCGGCCTATCGGCGGCGTTGTCTTTGGCCGGCTCGGGGACAAGATCGGACGCAAGAACGTCCTGGTCATCACTCTCATCCTCATCGGCGCGGCCACGGTCCTCATCGGCGCTTTGCCGGATTACCACACCATCGGCATTGGGGCCACGACCATCCTGGTCCTCCTTCGCCTGGCCCAGGGGATCGGCGTAGGCGGCGAATGGGGCGGCGCCGTGTTGCTGTCCAGCGAGTACGCAAATCCCAGCAAGCGCGGATTCTGGTCTTCCGCAGCCCAGATCGGGCCGCCCGCAGGCAACCTGATGGCAAACGGCGCACTGGCCGTCCTCGCCGCCGTCATGAGCAACGATGCCTTCATCGCCTGGGGTTGGCGCGTGGCCTTCCTCAGCTCGGCCATCCTGGTTGCCTTCGGGCTCGTCATCCGGCTCAAGCTCGAGGAAACCCCGGTGTTCAAGGCCATCGAGGCCACCGGCGAACGGCCCAAGGCTCCCATCAAGGAAGTCCTCACCACCCAGTTCCGTCCCCTGCTCGCCGCCGCGCTGTGCCGGATTTGCCCCGACGTCTTGTACGCCTTGTTCACCGTCTTTGTCGCGGTCTACGCCACCAAGGAACTGGGGATGACCACGGGCAACGTCCTGGGTGCAGTCCTGGTGGGCTCGGCCTTCCAGCTGTTCCTGATCCCGGCCGCAGGAGCCGTCACGGACCGGTTCAACCGCCGGCTGGTCTATGGCATCACCGCCGCGGCCACAGCCGTGTACATCCCGCTGTTCTTCCTCATGATCCAGTCCCGCTCCGTCCTGGTGCTGACCGTCGGCGTCGTGATCGGCCTCGGGTTGCACGCCTTCATGTACGGCCCGCAGGCGGCCTTCATCACCGAACAATTCCCGGCCAGGCTCCGTTATGCCGGCAGTTCCCTCGCGTACACGGTGGCGGGCGTCGTGGGTGGAGCGGTGGCACCGTTGATCTTCACGGCCCTCTACGCCGCCACCGGAAGCTGGCTCCTGATCGCCGCATACTTGCTCGCCACAGCCGTCGTCACCATCGTCGGCCTCGCCTTGGGCCGGGATCCCGAGCCGGACGAGGATCTTCGCCTGCTTGCGGAAGCCCGCGCCTAA
- a CDS encoding Gfo/Idh/MocA family protein yields MSAATHQTTPSTRRGPVGVAVIGAGNISKAYLDNLTVFPDLKVHVIADLFEDAAEARAKEYGVPGWGGVDAALNHPDVEIIVNLTIPAAHVEVATAAVNAGKHVWTEKPFSLDRESGLALLKTADAAGIRLGCAPDTFLGAGLQTARRIIERGDIGTPLTALTMFQTPGPESWHPNPAFLFAHGAGPLFDMGPYYVTALVQAFGSVRKVAAVGSKAKDVRVVGSGPKAGEEFPVEVPTHVSAMLQFEGGASSHSVFSFESPRLRMGFVEITGTEGTLELPDPNYFDGDLKLWRAGAEEAETIPATGPANGRGMGVLDMARSLRAGVPHRAQGALAYHVVDTLVSISESAETGTFVGVDSSAVTSQALPEDWDPMAATL; encoded by the coding sequence ATGAGCGCCGCAACACACCAGACCACCCCTTCCACCCGACGGGGACCCGTGGGCGTCGCGGTGATCGGCGCGGGCAACATCAGCAAGGCCTACCTGGACAACCTGACGGTTTTCCCGGACCTGAAGGTCCACGTCATCGCCGACCTGTTCGAGGACGCCGCGGAAGCGCGGGCCAAGGAATACGGCGTCCCCGGGTGGGGCGGGGTGGACGCGGCGCTGAACCATCCCGACGTCGAGATCATCGTGAACCTGACCATCCCGGCAGCGCACGTCGAGGTGGCCACGGCCGCCGTGAACGCCGGCAAGCACGTCTGGACCGAGAAGCCGTTCTCCCTGGACCGCGAATCCGGGCTGGCCCTGCTCAAGACGGCCGACGCCGCGGGCATCCGCCTGGGCTGCGCACCTGACACCTTCCTGGGCGCGGGGCTGCAGACTGCCCGCCGGATCATCGAACGCGGTGACATCGGCACCCCGCTGACCGCCCTGACCATGTTCCAGACCCCCGGCCCGGAGTCCTGGCACCCGAACCCGGCGTTCCTCTTCGCCCACGGCGCGGGTCCGCTCTTCGACATGGGCCCGTACTACGTCACCGCGCTCGTGCAGGCCTTCGGCTCGGTCCGCAAGGTCGCCGCCGTCGGGTCCAAAGCCAAGGACGTCCGCGTGGTCGGTTCCGGGCCCAAGGCCGGGGAGGAATTCCCCGTCGAGGTCCCCACCCACGTGTCCGCGATGCTCCAGTTCGAGGGCGGCGCCTCTTCGCACAGCGTCTTCAGCTTCGAGTCCCCCCGCCTGCGGATGGGTTTCGTGGAGATCACCGGCACCGAGGGCACCCTGGAGCTCCCGGACCCGAACTACTTCGACGGCGACCTCAAGCTCTGGCGCGCGGGAGCCGAAGAAGCGGAAACCATTCCCGCCACGGGACCGGCCAACGGCCGCGGCATGGGGGTGCTGGACATGGCCCGGTCCCTGCGCGCCGGTGTCCCGCACCGCGCCCAGGGAGCCCTCGCCTACCACGTGGTCGATACCCTGGTTTCCATTTCCGAGTCCGCCGAAACCGGCACCTTTGTAGGCGTCGACAGCTCCGCCGTGACCTCCCAGGCCCTCCCCGAGGACTGGGACCCGATGGCCGCCACCCTCTAG
- a CDS encoding sugar phosphate isomerase/epimerase family protein, translating into MSYSIQLYTLRNAMQEDLPGTIKKVAEIGYTQVEPYNFVATAKELGTALKENGLSAPSGHAPLLSQDQDEIFAAAKELGISTVIDPYLPAEHWQKAEDIQATAAKLNAAAKKGAEYGIRVGYHNHAWELESTIEGQTALEYFEGLLDPELVLEVDTYWASVGGQNPVELLARLGDRVKFIHIKDGPGTTDTKAQLPAGQGTIPVLDVVAAAKSLEVGVVEFDDYAGDIFEGIAESLAFLNAAQEVNA; encoded by the coding sequence ATGTCTTACTCCATCCAGCTGTATACCCTGCGCAACGCCATGCAGGAAGACCTGCCGGGCACCATCAAGAAGGTTGCCGAGATCGGTTACACGCAGGTTGAACCCTACAATTTCGTGGCCACGGCCAAAGAACTGGGCACTGCCTTGAAGGAGAACGGGCTGAGTGCCCCGTCCGGCCATGCGCCGCTGCTGAGCCAGGACCAGGACGAGATCTTCGCCGCCGCCAAGGAACTCGGCATCAGCACGGTCATTGATCCCTACCTGCCTGCCGAGCACTGGCAGAAGGCCGAGGACATCCAGGCCACCGCGGCCAAGCTCAACGCCGCAGCGAAGAAAGGCGCCGAATACGGCATCCGCGTCGGCTACCACAACCATGCCTGGGAGCTTGAGTCCACCATCGAGGGCCAGACCGCCCTGGAGTACTTTGAGGGACTGCTGGATCCGGAACTGGTCCTGGAAGTCGACACCTACTGGGCCTCGGTCGGCGGCCAGAACCCCGTTGAACTGCTCGCCCGCCTCGGTGACCGCGTGAAGTTCATCCACATCAAGGACGGCCCCGGCACCACGGACACCAAGGCCCAGCTTCCGGCGGGCCAGGGCACCATCCCGGTGCTCGACGTCGTTGCTGCCGCAAAGTCCCTCGAAGTCGGCGTCGTTGAGTTCGACGACTACGCCGGCGACATCTTCGAAGGCATCGCCGAAAGCCTCGCCTTCCTCAACGCAGCACAGGAAGTGAACGCATGA
- a CDS encoding sugar phosphate isomerase/epimerase family protein: protein MPRPYTLFTGQWADLPFEEVARLASGWGYDGLEIAVSGDHLDAWRWDEPGYVESKLAILDKYNLKVWAISNHLKGQAVCDDPIDFRHQAIVGAKVWGDGDPEGVRARAAEEMKHTARLARALGVDTVVGFTGSSIWQYVAMFPPVPEKVIEAGYQDFADRWNPILDVFDECGVRFAHEVHPSEIAYDYWTTVRTLEAIGHREAFGLNWDPSHFMWQGIDPVSFIWDFKDRIYHVDCKDTKLRPTGRNTVMGSHLPWGDPRRGWDFVSAGRGDVPWESSFRALTAIGYNGPISVEWEDAGMDRLHGAPEALAALKKYDYPPSQTRFDAAFSQD from the coding sequence ATGCCCCGCCCGTACACCTTGTTCACCGGCCAGTGGGCCGACCTGCCCTTCGAGGAAGTCGCCCGCCTGGCCTCCGGCTGGGGCTATGACGGCCTGGAAATCGCCGTGTCCGGTGACCACCTGGACGCCTGGCGCTGGGACGAACCCGGCTACGTCGAATCCAAACTCGCCATCCTGGACAAATACAACCTCAAGGTCTGGGCCATTTCCAACCACCTCAAGGGCCAGGCCGTGTGCGATGACCCCATCGACTTCCGCCACCAAGCCATCGTCGGGGCCAAGGTCTGGGGCGACGGGGACCCCGAAGGCGTCCGCGCCCGCGCAGCCGAGGAAATGAAACACACCGCCCGCCTCGCCCGCGCGCTCGGCGTGGACACCGTCGTCGGGTTCACCGGCTCCTCCATCTGGCAATACGTCGCCATGTTCCCGCCCGTCCCCGAAAAAGTCATCGAGGCCGGCTACCAGGACTTCGCGGACCGCTGGAACCCCATCCTGGACGTCTTCGACGAATGCGGGGTCCGCTTCGCCCACGAAGTCCACCCCTCCGAGATCGCCTACGACTACTGGACCACCGTGCGGACTTTGGAAGCGATCGGGCACCGGGAAGCGTTCGGCCTGAACTGGGACCCCTCGCACTTCATGTGGCAAGGCATCGACCCCGTCTCCTTCATCTGGGACTTCAAGGACCGGATCTACCACGTGGACTGCAAGGACACCAAGCTGCGCCCCACCGGCCGGAACACCGTCATGGGCTCCCACCTGCCCTGGGGCGACCCGCGCCGGGGCTGGGACTTCGTCTCCGCCGGACGCGGCGACGTGCCCTGGGAATCTTCCTTCCGGGCCCTCACCGCGATCGGCTACAACGGTCCGATCTCCGTGGAATGGGAAGACGCCGGCATGGACCGCCTCCACGGCGCCCCCGAAGCCCTCGCCGCCCTCAAAAAATACGACTACCCACCTTCACAAACCAGATTCGACGCCGCCTTCAGCCAGGACTAA
- a CDS encoding carbohydrate ABC transporter permease, with amino-acid sequence MSAVLHAHPESGPALGVAGPEKSRRVLSEAGMRGRWWRFVLILAITAIVLVPIMVTVVLALTPGPNSTATGLTLENLSNVFSETLAATWLKNSLITTVSTVIVAVAVAAPAGYVLSRGRSRAVSGYSLLLFVMQSLPIITSVVPLFILFAGLGLVDNLMGLIIIYVGSTMTVATWMMAAYFDSIPVSLEEASWIDGCSVFGSFTKVVLRNSLPGILSTAIFAFLLAWNDYLVAIVFLRSNEIFTLPMGVQSFFQQNQTDWSGVMALAVIMMLPPIIVFATLNKYFSVGGIGGSLAGR; translated from the coding sequence ATGAGCGCAGTACTCCACGCCCACCCCGAATCCGGACCCGCGCTCGGTGTCGCGGGACCCGAAAAATCCCGCCGCGTCCTCTCCGAAGCAGGCATGCGCGGACGCTGGTGGCGGTTCGTCCTGATCCTGGCCATCACCGCCATCGTCCTGGTCCCCATCATGGTCACCGTGGTCCTGGCCCTCACCCCGGGCCCCAACAGCACCGCGACCGGCCTCACCCTGGAGAACCTCAGCAACGTCTTCTCCGAGACCCTGGCCGCCACCTGGCTCAAGAACAGCCTCATCACCACCGTCAGCACCGTGATCGTCGCCGTCGCCGTGGCCGCACCCGCCGGCTATGTCCTCTCCCGCGGCCGATCCAGGGCCGTCTCCGGCTACTCCCTGCTGCTGTTCGTCATGCAGTCCCTGCCGATCATCACGTCCGTGGTGCCGCTGTTCATCCTGTTCGCAGGCCTGGGACTCGTGGACAACCTCATGGGACTGATCATTATCTACGTCGGCTCGACAATGACTGTGGCCACGTGGATGATGGCGGCATACTTCGATTCCATCCCGGTCAGCCTCGAGGAGGCCTCGTGGATCGACGGCTGCTCAGTGTTCGGATCGTTCACGAAGGTAGTGCTGCGCAATTCCCTGCCCGGCATCCTGTCCACGGCCATCTTCGCCTTCCTCCTGGCCTGGAACGACTACCTTGTCGCCATCGTGTTCCTGCGCTCCAACGAAATCTTCACCCTCCCCATGGGCGTCCAGTCGTTCTTCCAGCAAAACCAGACCGACTGGTCCGGCGTCATGGCCCTCGCGGTCATCATGATGCTCCCACCGATCATCGTCTTCGCCACCCTGAACAAATACTTCAGCGTCGGCGGCATCGGCGGATCCCTCGCCGGCCGCTAA
- a CDS encoding Dabb family protein, translated as MILHTVTFSLFHEPGSSGEREFLDAAVATLTAIPVVQDFRVSRQVSKKSPLNFQFEMKFDGAEAFNSYNDHPAHVGFVETRWAKEVSDFQEFDFEPYGQEGR; from the coding sequence ATGATCCTTCACACGGTTACCTTCTCCCTCTTCCACGAGCCCGGTTCCTCCGGGGAGCGGGAATTCCTGGACGCAGCAGTCGCCACGTTGACCGCAATACCAGTGGTTCAGGACTTCCGAGTGTCCCGCCAGGTTTCAAAGAAGAGCCCGCTCAATTTTCAGTTCGAAATGAAGTTCGACGGCGCGGAGGCCTTCAATTCCTACAATGACCATCCTGCCCACGTCGGATTCGTGGAGACCCGGTGGGCGAAGGAAGTGTCCGACTTCCAGGAGTTCGATTTCGAACCCTACGGCCAGGAAGGACGGTAG
- a CDS encoding heme-degrading domain-containing protein — MANIAAHEALETLKRQEEELIFTSFDHGDAWRLGSRLTSMAQEAGHAIGIDIRRPGLILFRAALPGITPDQESWIARKSALVLRMEASSALVEARLSSAGIDPIATGWLGADYAVTGGSFPVRVRGVGVVAAVTASGLSSQEDHDLIVEGIRQHLTT, encoded by the coding sequence ATGGCTAACATCGCCGCCCATGAAGCATTGGAAACGCTTAAACGCCAGGAAGAGGAGCTGATTTTCACCTCCTTCGACCATGGGGACGCCTGGAGGCTCGGCTCACGGTTGACCAGCATGGCCCAGGAGGCCGGTCACGCGATCGGCATCGACATCCGGCGCCCCGGGCTCATTCTTTTCCGCGCTGCGTTGCCGGGAATCACACCGGACCAGGAATCGTGGATCGCACGGAAATCCGCACTCGTCTTGCGGATGGAAGCAAGCAGCGCACTTGTCGAAGCCCGGCTGTCCTCCGCCGGTATCGATCCAATAGCCACGGGGTGGCTCGGCGCCGACTATGCCGTGACAGGGGGCTCGTTTCCCGTGCGGGTCCGTGGCGTTGGAGTGGTCGCCGCCGTCACGGCATCAGGCCTTTCATCGCAGGAGGATCATGACCTCATTGTCGAAGGGATCCGGCAACATCTCACCACCTAA
- a CDS encoding Gfo/Idh/MocA family protein, whose protein sequence is MTSSAPTPTTPHHGASPEGSSAGKKTLGVAAIGYAFMGKAHSNAWRNVGSFFDVPAFEQKVLVGRDPEQVARAAARYGWSESATDWRSVLERDDVHIVDICAPGWMHAEIAIAALEAGKHVLVEKPLANTLAEAEAMTDAARAARARGIQSMIGFNYRRVPALALAKELIAEGRLGTVRHVRAAYLQDWLVDPDSPMTWRLNKETAGSGALGDIASHAIDQVLFLLGDTVTEVSGRLHTFVDSRPGPDGPEQVTVDDAAWATLTLASGAVASVEVSRMATGRKNSLTMEIYGDKGSLLFDLESINELGFMDATVPVREQGFRRILVNEPDHPYMDAWWPQGHVIGWEHTFTHEIRDFLTAVATGTPPTPSFEDGLAVQQVLAAIEESADAKSAIIQVAAHRP, encoded by the coding sequence ATGACCAGCTCCGCCCCCACCCCCACCACCCCGCACCACGGCGCCTCCCCGGAGGGGAGCAGCGCGGGCAAGAAAACCCTGGGTGTTGCCGCGATCGGCTACGCGTTCATGGGCAAAGCCCATTCCAACGCGTGGCGGAACGTGGGCAGCTTCTTCGACGTTCCGGCCTTCGAGCAGAAAGTGCTCGTGGGCCGGGACCCGGAACAGGTCGCCCGGGCCGCGGCCAGGTACGGGTGGAGCGAGTCCGCCACGGACTGGCGCTCCGTCCTGGAGCGCGACGACGTCCATATCGTGGATATCTGCGCCCCGGGCTGGATGCACGCCGAGATCGCCATCGCGGCGCTGGAAGCGGGCAAGCACGTGCTCGTGGAGAAGCCCCTCGCGAACACCCTGGCCGAGGCCGAAGCGATGACGGATGCCGCGCGTGCCGCCCGGGCGCGCGGCATCCAGTCCATGATCGGCTTCAACTACCGCCGGGTACCGGCCCTGGCCCTGGCGAAGGAGCTGATCGCCGAGGGCAGGCTGGGCACGGTCCGGCACGTCCGCGCCGCCTACCTGCAGGACTGGCTCGTGGACCCGGACTCCCCGATGACCTGGCGGCTGAACAAGGAAACCGCCGGATCCGGTGCGCTGGGCGACATCGCCTCCCACGCGATCGACCAGGTCCTCTTCCTGCTCGGGGACACGGTCACCGAGGTCTCCGGCCGGCTGCACACCTTCGTGGACAGCCGTCCCGGGCCGGACGGTCCGGAACAAGTCACGGTCGACGACGCCGCCTGGGCCACGCTGACCCTTGCCTCCGGGGCGGTCGCCTCGGTGGAAGTCTCCCGCATGGCCACGGGCCGGAAGAACTCGCTCACGATGGAAATCTACGGCGACAAGGGCTCGCTCCTGTTCGACCTGGAATCCATCAACGAACTGGGTTTCATGGACGCCACGGTGCCCGTCAGGGAGCAGGGCTTCCGACGAATCCTGGTCAACGAGCCCGACCACCCCTACATGGACGCCTGGTGGCCCCAAGGCCACGTGATCGGCTGGGAGCACACCTTCACCCACGAAATCCGCGACTTCCTGACCGCTGTGGCGACCGGAACCCCGCCCACACCCTCCTTCGAGGACGGGCTCGCCGTCCAGCAGGTCCTGGCCGCCATCGAAGAATCCGCCGACGCCAAGAGCGCCATCATCCAGGTCGCCGCCCACCGACCATAA
- a CDS encoding carbohydrate ABC transporter permease yields the protein MTSTTTQSGLARARRGLAPGGSGGGSLNRKSKLSGQTKRTFFWLLLPSVILLVLIHGYPLVYAGVQATHDGSLIDTGNFVGVDNFGHVLTSPAFWKAAQFTLWFTIVGVFGSWLVGLGLALLLRTKIPAGGTFKVLLLLPWVVPIVVSSTAWNWLVATPDSLIPSIFRNLGLGTPLFLADPHLAAVMVMVFKVWVSFPFMMMMISAALASVDTTVYEAASMDGASKWQQFTQITLPLIARSTYISWILMTIFCVNDFPTIYLLTGGGPVDATTSLVVLAYRTVFQDFQTGPGVAIAFLMTLTLVVVSVFLYRQIRKSSVE from the coding sequence ATGACATCCACCACAACACAGTCCGGCCTCGCCCGGGCCCGTCGGGGGCTTGCTCCCGGCGGGTCCGGCGGCGGGTCCCTGAACCGCAAGAGCAAACTTTCGGGGCAGACCAAGCGGACGTTCTTCTGGCTCCTGCTGCCCTCGGTCATCCTGCTCGTCCTGATCCACGGCTACCCACTGGTCTACGCCGGCGTCCAGGCCACCCACGACGGCTCCCTGATCGACACGGGCAACTTCGTCGGCGTCGACAACTTCGGCCATGTCCTGACATCCCCGGCCTTCTGGAAGGCCGCCCAGTTCACCCTGTGGTTCACCATCGTCGGCGTCTTCGGCTCCTGGCTGGTTGGCCTGGGCCTGGCCCTGCTGCTGCGCACCAAAATCCCGGCGGGCGGGACCTTCAAGGTCCTCCTCCTCCTGCCCTGGGTGGTTCCGATCGTGGTCTCCTCGACCGCCTGGAACTGGCTCGTCGCCACCCCGGACAGCCTCATCCCCTCCATCTTCCGGAACCTCGGACTGGGCACGCCCCTGTTCCTGGCGGACCCCCACCTGGCCGCGGTCATGGTCATGGTGTTCAAGGTCTGGGTCAGCTTCCCCTTCATGATGATGATGATTTCGGCAGCACTGGCCTCGGTAGACACCACCGTCTATGAAGCCGCCAGCATGGACGGTGCCAGCAAATGGCAGCAGTTCACCCAGATCACCCTGCCGCTGATCGCCCGCTCCACCTACATCAGCTGGATTCTGATGACGATCTTCTGCGTCAACGACTTCCCCACCATCTACCTCCTCACCGGCGGCGGCCCTGTTGACGCCACTACCTCCCTCGTGGTCCTGGCCTACCGCACGGTCTTCCAGGACTTCCAGACCGGTCCCGGCGTTGCCATCGCCTTCCTCATGACCCTCACCCTCGTCGTCGTGTCGGTCTTCCTGTACCGCCAGATCCGAAAGTCGAGCGTCGAATAA
- a CDS encoding ABC transporter substrate-binding protein: protein MNVQSEASRNFSRRGFLGLTAAAAAVPLLAACGGGSSSSSAGGAIKFWDMPWATPAYNDAAKKITESYAPTGSNGKAGYQIIQWNNFYQTFSSAIASKTGPAVSTGGGFQAFQFDQQGQIAYADKVIDSLKKNGQFDDFLPGVLDPFKSDKGYVAVPWQLDMRVFWYRKSLFDQAGVALPTDWASLLDAGKALKKIGAFGFATGSGAGNNIGNHSMIMMMVNNGGGVFTKDGQLDVMNDRNVEATEYLLELVSNGIIDPAAVSYTTDNLNAQWKDKKAAFGPYVLGVPARVGDTSGDIMVASPIAGPHGDKHGLVFPNNIMMYKNTPSQESSEAFLTYYMGQLKELWRQKLMNALPVFKSITEMPEFTSDANNVKIVKEWQPIAKTFAAQGTSLNANLAVLDGGQALNQFTQTILTGKTDAKTALTAFKTGLESVIKK from the coding sequence ATGAATGTTCAGTCCGAAGCCAGCCGCAATTTCTCCCGCAGGGGTTTCCTCGGCCTCACGGCGGCAGCAGCGGCTGTCCCTCTGCTTGCGGCTTGCGGGGGCGGCTCCAGCTCGAGCTCCGCCGGCGGCGCCATCAAGTTCTGGGACATGCCGTGGGCCACCCCGGCCTATAACGATGCCGCGAAGAAGATCACCGAGTCCTACGCCCCGACTGGCAGCAACGGCAAGGCCGGTTACCAGATCATTCAGTGGAACAACTTTTACCAGACCTTCTCCTCGGCCATTGCGTCCAAGACCGGTCCTGCGGTGTCCACTGGTGGCGGTTTCCAGGCGTTCCAGTTCGACCAGCAGGGCCAGATCGCCTACGCGGACAAGGTCATCGACTCGCTGAAGAAGAACGGCCAGTTCGACGACTTCCTGCCCGGCGTACTGGACCCGTTCAAGTCGGACAAGGGCTACGTCGCCGTTCCGTGGCAGCTGGACATGCGCGTCTTCTGGTACCGCAAGTCCCTCTTCGACCAGGCCGGCGTCGCACTGCCCACCGACTGGGCCTCGCTGCTTGACGCAGGCAAGGCGCTGAAGAAGATCGGCGCCTTCGGCTTCGCCACCGGGTCCGGCGCCGGCAACAACATCGGCAACCACTCGATGATCATGATGATGGTCAACAACGGGGGTGGCGTCTTCACCAAGGACGGCCAGCTGGACGTCATGAACGACCGGAACGTCGAAGCCACGGAGTACCTCCTGGAACTGGTCTCCAACGGCATCATCGACCCCGCAGCAGTCAGCTACACCACGGACAACCTCAACGCGCAGTGGAAGGACAAGAAAGCCGCCTTCGGCCCGTACGTCCTGGGCGTGCCGGCTCGCGTCGGCGACACCTCCGGCGACATCATGGTGGCCAGTCCGATTGCAGGCCCGCACGGCGACAAGCACGGATTGGTGTTCCCGAACAACATCATGATGTACAAGAACACCCCGTCCCAGGAATCCTCCGAGGCCTTCCTGACCTACTACATGGGACAGCTCAAGGAGCTGTGGCGCCAGAAGCTCATGAACGCCCTGCCGGTATTCAAATCCATCACGGAAATGCCCGAATTCACGAGCGACGCCAACAACGTCAAGATCGTCAAGGAATGGCAGCCCATCGCGAAGACCTTCGCCGCGCAAGGCACCTCGCTCAACGCCAACCTGGCTGTCCTCGACGGCGGCCAGGCACTCAACCAGTTCACCCAGACCATCCTCACCGGCAAGACCGACGCCAAGACGGCGCTCACGGCCTTCAAGACCGGCCTCGAATCCGTCATCAAGAAGTAA
- a CDS encoding TolB family protein, whose amino-acid sequence MIRTLRPGQRCEVWIASATGSSELAFTTDELLLEAPNWTLDGQALILNGDGVLWRLDLSGGLEKIAITGVPDLNNDHVLAPDGSTIYLSANDGHIYRADLRGGEADRLTPDDGSFHFLHGVSPDGLELAYVGIDGGDFSNPGQVMTMPAAGGPSALVDTGPGHCDGPEYSPDGKWLYFNTESFTTQAGHAQIARARVDGTGFERLLHSETVDWFPHLSPDARLASYIRFPSGTVGHPADLRVDVVLVSTSDWATPLHMWPRFGGQGTLNVNSWSPDSTRFAFAAYPEN is encoded by the coding sequence GTGATACGAACCCTTCGGCCAGGCCAGCGCTGCGAAGTCTGGATCGCCTCCGCCACCGGCAGCTCCGAATTGGCCTTCACCACGGACGAGCTGCTGCTGGAGGCACCGAACTGGACGCTCGATGGCCAGGCCCTCATCCTCAACGGGGACGGTGTCCTCTGGCGGCTGGACCTTTCCGGAGGACTCGAAAAGATAGCCATCACCGGCGTCCCGGACCTCAACAACGACCACGTCCTCGCGCCCGACGGCTCCACCATCTACCTCTCGGCGAATGACGGCCACATCTACCGCGCAGATCTTCGGGGCGGCGAGGCGGACCGCCTCACCCCCGATGACGGGTCCTTCCATTTCCTGCACGGCGTCAGTCCGGACGGACTTGAACTCGCCTACGTAGGCATCGACGGCGGCGATTTCAGCAACCCGGGCCAAGTCATGACGATGCCCGCGGCCGGCGGCCCATCGGCGCTCGTGGACACCGGCCCTGGCCACTGCGACGGGCCCGAGTACTCTCCGGACGGGAAATGGCTCTACTTCAATACCGAGTCATTCACCACGCAGGCCGGGCATGCGCAGATTGCCCGGGCACGGGTTGACGGTACGGGCTTTGAACGGCTGCTCCACAGCGAAACCGTCGATTGGTTCCCGCACCTCTCCCCAGACGCACGCCTCGCCAGTTACATCCGCTTTCCGAGCGGAACCGTCGGCCACCCCGCGGACTTGCGGGTCGACGTCGTACTTGTTTCCACCAGCGACTGGGCTACTCCGCTCCACATGTGGCCCCGCTTCGGCGGCCAGGGAACCCTCAACGTCAACAGTTGGTCACCCGACTCCACCCGTTTCGCTTTTGCCGCCTACCCGGAAAACTAA